The segment ATTGGACCGGGAATGTGCGGATATCTGCGCGCTTTTAGAACAGGCCATCTCCCGCAATTCACCGTTTGTTTCGGAATTGGCGGCAGTTTGCGCGAAAATCTGTGATGCCTGCGGCGACGAATGCGAAAAGCACGCCGATCACCACGACCATTGCAGACGCTGTGCGGAAGCTTGCCGCAGATGCGCGGAAGCCTGCCGAAGCATTGCGTAAGCATTGCGTAAGC is part of the Planococcus shenhongbingii genome and harbors:
- a CDS encoding four-helix bundle copper-binding protein → MAHEQHQELIQILHDCVAECNHCFDACLQEEDVKMMAQCIRLDRECADICALLEQAISRNSPFVSELAAVCAKICDACGDECEKHADHHDHCRRCAEACRRCAEACRSIA